A portion of the Bactrocera neohumeralis isolate Rockhampton chromosome 2, APGP_CSIRO_Bneo_wtdbg2-racon-allhic-juicebox.fasta_v2, whole genome shotgun sequence genome contains these proteins:
- the LOC126763667 gene encoding uncharacterized protein LOC126763667 — MVNPTTGADTHKKVSAMNYYAYRLMIREGEVNHILMCQRLFHQYAVDMYVKIETERLTYIRLNQQQLRSEEYIHLRDAINADGNVNNVGRMTILPATYIGSPRHMHEYAQDAMSYVRKYGRPDLFITFTCNPQWIEIKKELLHNQTPLDRHDITARVYKQKLKSLMNFITKHRVYGQVRCWMYSVEWQKRGLPHAHILVWLVDKIRPEEIDSIISAEIPDETVDPKLHTIVTKHMIHGPCGVFNNSSPCMIDGKCSKRYPRNLLAETISGIDGYPLYRRRSVEDGGRSVDVKIKGQDFHVDNRWIVPFSPILSKTFEAHINVEFCNSVKSIKYICKYVNKGSDMAMFAVTNTNDEVSHYQMGRYVSSNEAIWRIFSFAIHERHPTVLHLAVHLENGQRVYFNPNNAVDRAARPPVTTLTGFFSICATDQFARTLLYADMPRYYTWNASSKSFQRRKQGTPLEGYENVFATDAIGRIYTVHPNNDECYYLRLLLVNVPGPTSFQQLRTVDGHLCATYREACQLLRLLENDSHWDDTLKDSVISSSPHQIRTLFAIIISTCFPSNPNDLWMKYRDDMSEDVLHRVRCETLNPTLEITAEIYNDTLIIIEDMCLLMANKVLSCLGLTAPNRAMQDALNHELQRELQYDTQAMTEAVRTTVPQLNEEQRIAYDRLTQAVNSGSGGFTFLILLGVLGKRS; from the exons atggttaatccaacaacag gtgctgatacacacaaaaaagtcagtgccatgaattattatgcatacagactcatgatccgtgaaggtgaagtaaatcacattttgatgtgtcaacggctctttcatcagtatgcagtggacatgtacgtcaaaattgagactgaaagattgacatacatccgtcttaaccaacagcagcttcgatctgaagagtacattcatcttcgcgatgcaatcaatgctgacggcaatgtaaataatgtaggaagaatgacaattttaccggccacttacatcggaagcccgcgtcacatgcacgagtacgctcaagatgcgatgtcttatgttcgaaagtatggccgtccagacctatttattacattcacctgtaacccacaatggattgaaataaaaaaagaactgctacacaaccaaacaccacttgataggcatgacatcacagccagagtttacaagcaaaaattaaaatctttaatgaatttcattacaaagcatcgtgtgtatggccaagtacgttgttggatgtactctgttgagtggcaaaagcgtggtttgccacatgctcatatattagtctggttggttgacaaaataaggccagaagaaattgattccattatttcagccgaaattcctgatgaaacggttgacccaaaattgcatacgatagtaactaaacacatgatacatggaccttgcggagttttcaacaacagctcaccctgtatgatcgacggcaagtgctccaaacggtacccgagaaacttgcttgctgaaaccatctcgggaatcgatggttacccattgtatcgtcggcgatcagttgaggacggtggacgatctgtagatgtcaagataaaaggacaagattttcatgtagacaatcgttggattgtgccgttctcgcccatattgtccaaaacttttgaagctcacatcaacgtggaattttgtaactctgtgaaatccataaagtacatatgtaaatatgttaacaaaggtagcgacatggccatgttcgcagtaacaaacacaaatgatgaagtgtctcactatcagatgggtcgctatgtaagcagcaatgaggctatttggcgcatattttcgtttgcaattcatgaaagacatcccactgtattgcatttggcagttcatttagaaaatggacaacgagtgtatttcaacccaaacaacgctgtggatagagcggcacgtccacctgtgaccacattgacaggtttcttctcaatttgtgcaactgatcaattcgctcgcactttgctgtatgctgatatgccgcgctactacacatggaacgcatcatcaaagtcttttcagcgtcgtaaacaaggaacaccacttgaaggatatgaaaatgtatttgccacagatgctataggccgtatatatacagtacatcctaataacgatgaatgttattatcttagattgttattggtgaatgttcctggtccgacatcttttcaacaattgcgaacagttgatggacatctgtgtgcgacttaccgtgaggcgtgtcaattattacggttgcttgaaaacgattcgcattgggatgatacgctcaaggattccgtgatatcttcatcgccgcatcaaattcgcacactgtttgcgattataatatcgacatgtttcccctcaaatccgaatgatttgtggatgaaatatagggatgacatgtctgaggatgtgttgcatcgcgtgcgttgtgaaactttgaatcctacattggaaattacggcagagatttacaatgacacattgatcataatagaagatatgtgtttgttgatggcaaataaagtattgtcgtgtttgggcctgacagcacccaatcgtgctatgcaagatgcattaaaccatgagttgcaaagagaactccagtacgatactcaagctatgaccgaagcagttcgcacaactgttccgcaattgaacgaagaacaaaggattgcgtacgatcgtttaacacaagctgtaaacagtgggtctgggggatttactttcttgattctcctgggggtactgggaaaacgttcctaa